One segment of Rhipicephalus sanguineus isolate Rsan-2018 chromosome 6, BIME_Rsan_1.4, whole genome shotgun sequence DNA contains the following:
- the LOC119396926 gene encoding uncharacterized protein LOC119396926 gives MAITKGLILSLCWGLALCGGLGGGGGGYGGGGGGFGGGGFGGGHGGGGGGFGGGHGGGGGGGHAVSVQAIEVPSTVVSGGGGGGGGAIGGGGGGGDTANVIVIKNGGGGGGGGGGGGGRLVTTLRRFTAHVDTSSVPIDFQHVQIPNKFPSKPIRPRVGPVGYIVAMEGQAQVQGGGGGGGGGGFGGGFGGGAGGGFGGGGGGGGHEVYEVKAVSSGGGGGGGFGGECRDTSPLKVNREKTAL, from the exons ATGGCGATCACAAAG GGCCTGATACTGTCCCTTTGCTGGGGCTTGGCCCTGTGTGGAGGActcggcggcggtggcggtggctacggcggcggaggcggcggatTCGGTGGAGGTGGATTCGGTGGAGGCCACGGTGGAGGAGGAGGCGGATTCGGTGGTGGCCATGGAGGAGGCGGAGGCGGCGGTCACGCCGTCAGCGTCCAAG CCATCGAAGTTCCTTCAACCGTGGtcagcggtggtggcggcggtggcggtggcgccaTCGGCGGTGGCGGAGGTGGTGGAGACACCGCCAACGTCATCGTCATCAAGAATGGAGGAGGCGGTGGCGGAGGAGGAGGTGGAGGCGGCGGCAGGCTAGTCACCACACTGCGTCGCTTCACCGCCCACGTCGACACCAGCTCGGTGCCCATCGACTTCCAGCACGTTCAG ATTCCTAACAAGTTTCCTAGCAAACCAATCAGGCCTCGCGTCGGTCCCGTCGGCTACATCGTCGCCATGGAAGGCCAAGCCCAAGTTCAGGGCGgcggcggaggaggaggaggaggcggctTCGGTGGTGGCTTCGGAGGCGGTGCCGGAGGTGGttttggcggcggcggtggcggcggcggtcaCGAAGTCTACGAGGTCAAGGCGGTATccagcggaggcggcggcggcggtggattcGGAGGTGAGTGCAGGGACACTAGTCCACTGAAAGTGAACAGGGAAAAAACGGCCCTTTGA